The following proteins are co-located in the Candidatus Bathyarchaeota archaeon genome:
- a CDS encoding acyl-CoA thioesterase, with protein sequence MLDPVIKGKTMAVFKTTYRVTWSDTDAAQVVHHSNYFRLFERTEEEFYEHLGLSFNYIIECGYWLPRIEAFCQYKTPSRFGDVLEISLSVEEIKEKTIKYRFVVKKKDTDVLVAEGYVVVATADKKIRKAINIPSEIVEKLKAFQNS encoded by the coding sequence AAAAACAATGGCTGTATTCAAGACAACTTATCGTGTTACTTGGTCAGACACTGATGCCGCCCAAGTTGTCCATCACTCAAACTATTTTCGACTCTTTGAGAGAACAGAGGAAGAGTTTTACGAACATCTAGGCTTAAGCTTTAATTATATCATAGAATGTGGATATTGGCTTCCGAGAATTGAAGCCTTCTGCCAATATAAAACACCTTCCAGATTCGGTGATGTACTGGAGATTTCGTTATCGGTGGAGGAAATCAAGGAAAAAACGATAAAGTATAGATTTGTTGTTAAGAAGAAAGATACTGATGTTTTGGTGGCAGAGGGCTACGTGGTGGTGGCGACTGCAGATAAAAAAATTCGAAAAGCAATTAATATCCCTTCAGAGATCGTTGAAAAACTGAAAGCCTTCCAAAACAGTTAA